From Nevskia ramosa DSM 11499, one genomic window encodes:
- a CDS encoding DUF1302 family protein, translated as MSNSSKIPGIKIIVAAAMALASGVVFAQDSGGDGGGSTNVDGSASNGSGMFADFDVSWGGFIRPELAISLGSENPNNQRGNTFNGVPTARMPGVPQPVDALGGLLPAFSVPNPLLNDTVTRPVNRANNFFNLNLLRIELEGAMKFTPSLKLVARLRSIVDPGNYSSFDPVSVANAATGSIQGGDPGLYGGAPNYFQFSVDGMKRPNPLEAAGPNYLVYFPALFLDYQEGPLNVRVGNQQIAWGQAIFFRVLDVVDGIDFRRHSILDNAQEEFSDKRVPSLGVRVNYQFTDEILADAFVQKFQPTIYGNPNTQYNVIPSQFTVHDQYADYDTKLSYGIRLKGNFGQWGAQAIFVSRLNPDGVFRWTASGVNKNLPNNNPLGLAVNALNNGLTPNPLTGQVGTSGEILAQTPFEASPGGVYSAKEWFTYAASARLDGVGGLNAAINEFGPSTNSLLASPVDNYTAAGRELDTFFIAAGDGLRGHIAREYFREYNIGGGVSYVVEGEPGSLLDQLIINLETTYTPDRRFTNPTLSRDYIKEGNLVSALVMEKYQRFSTSFPATYMVLQYMHRTKDDLFGRSLKGYGGSVDQAATGVNGGSDYVVFAFQQPFPQAIWRIDFAGLYDVRGGLLLQPGIRWKPNGSITADVFYSYINGSITGGNPNNNALSTAAFADEITFRVGYQF; from the coding sequence ATGAGCAACAGCAGCAAGATTCCAGGGATCAAGATCATTGTCGCGGCAGCCATGGCGCTTGCGAGTGGCGTGGTGTTCGCGCAGGACAGCGGTGGTGACGGCGGCGGCAGTACCAACGTTGATGGCAGTGCCAGCAATGGCAGCGGCATGTTTGCCGATTTCGACGTCAGCTGGGGCGGCTTCATCCGCCCCGAACTGGCGATCAGCCTGGGTTCGGAGAACCCCAACAATCAGCGTGGCAACACCTTCAATGGCGTGCCTACCGCGAGAATGCCGGGTGTGCCGCAGCCGGTCGATGCGCTGGGCGGCCTGCTGCCAGCGTTCTCGGTTCCGAACCCTTTGCTCAATGACACCGTGACTCGTCCGGTCAATCGGGCGAACAACTTCTTCAACCTGAATCTGCTGCGCATCGAACTCGAAGGCGCGATGAAGTTCACGCCGAGCCTGAAACTGGTGGCCCGTCTGCGCAGCATCGTCGATCCCGGCAACTACAGCAGCTTCGATCCAGTCAGCGTTGCCAATGCCGCCACCGGCAGCATCCAGGGCGGCGATCCGGGCCTCTATGGCGGCGCGCCGAACTACTTCCAGTTCAGCGTCGACGGCATGAAGCGGCCCAACCCGCTGGAAGCCGCCGGCCCGAACTACCTCGTCTACTTCCCTGCCCTGTTCCTCGACTACCAGGAAGGCCCGCTCAACGTTCGAGTCGGCAACCAGCAGATTGCCTGGGGTCAGGCGATCTTCTTCCGGGTGCTCGATGTCGTCGACGGCATCGACTTCCGCCGTCACTCGATTCTGGACAACGCCCAGGAAGAGTTCTCCGACAAGCGCGTGCCTTCGCTCGGCGTACGCGTGAACTACCAGTTCACCGACGAAATCCTCGCCGACGCTTTCGTGCAGAAGTTCCAGCCGACGATCTACGGCAATCCGAACACCCAGTACAACGTCATCCCGTCGCAGTTCACGGTGCATGACCAGTACGCCGACTACGACACCAAGCTCAGCTACGGTATCCGCTTGAAGGGCAACTTCGGCCAGTGGGGCGCGCAAGCGATCTTCGTCAGCCGCCTGAACCCGGACGGCGTGTTCCGCTGGACGGCCTCCGGCGTCAACAAGAACCTGCCGAACAACAATCCGCTCGGCCTCGCGGTCAACGCCCTGAACAACGGCCTCACGCCGAATCCGCTCACCGGCCAAGTCGGCACTTCCGGCGAAATCCTCGCGCAGACACCGTTCGAGGCATCTCCAGGCGGTGTCTACTCGGCGAAGGAATGGTTCACCTATGCGGCTTCGGCACGCCTTGATGGCGTTGGCGGTCTCAACGCCGCAATCAACGAGTTCGGACCGTCAACCAACAGCCTGCTGGCTTCGCCGGTCGACAACTACACGGCCGCCGGCCGCGAGTTGGATACCTTTTTCATCGCCGCCGGCGACGGCTTGCGTGGCCACATCGCGCGCGAGTACTTCCGCGAGTACAACATCGGCGGCGGTGTCAGCTACGTGGTCGAAGGTGAACCGGGTTCGCTGCTCGATCAGCTGATCATCAACCTCGAAACCACCTACACACCGGATCGCCGCTTCACCAATCCGACCCTGAGCCGCGACTACATCAAGGAAGGCAACCTGGTGAGTGCGTTGGTCATGGAGAAGTACCAGCGCTTCTCGACCAGCTTTCCGGCGACCTACATGGTGCTGCAGTACATGCACCGTACCAAGGACGATTTGTTCGGTCGTTCGCTGAAGGGTTATGGCGGTTCGGTAGACCAGGCAGCCACCGGCGTCAACGGTGGTTCGGACTACGTGGTGTTTGCCTTCCAGCAGCCGTTCCCGCAGGCGATCTGGCGTATCGACTTCGCCGGCCTCTACGACGTCCGCGGCGGCCTGCTGCTGCAGCCGGGTATCCGCTGGAAGCCGAATGGCTCGATCACCGCCGATGTCTTCTACTCATATATCAACGGCTCGATCACCGGCGGCAATCCGAACAACAACGCGCTGTCGACGGCCGCCTTCGCGGACGAAATCACCTTCCGCGTCGGCTACCAGTTCTGA
- a CDS encoding WD40/YVTN/BNR-like repeat-containing protein — translation MKHTLKSAVVGAALGLGLCASGAPQAATATAVVTGTVHDALFAVSFDGSNGLAAGAPGTLLETTDGGQKWAPAKNVPTKLALLGVALKGEHAIAVGQQGLILTRSGGEWKKVESGSTERLLSVAINSKGAAVAVGAFGTVLSSSDGGATWAAIKPVWEQYAEAGTEPHMYAAAIDENGTITVAGEFSLIMRRAAGSGEWKSLNKDDASLFALFMGSNGIGYAVGQNGTVLRSANNGDSWTKVDAGTGAILLGVHSSNDGKVVVTGMREMRYSSDNGSTWTGVTGGGVNTLWYQGIGQPEGSTAALAVGQAGRILRIEN, via the coding sequence ATGAAGCACACACTGAAATCGGCCGTCGTCGGCGCAGCATTGGGCTTGGGTCTCTGCGCGTCTGGCGCGCCGCAGGCCGCCACGGCGACAGCCGTGGTCACAGGCACTGTCCACGACGCCTTGTTCGCCGTCTCTTTCGACGGCAGCAACGGCCTTGCCGCCGGTGCTCCCGGTACTCTCCTCGAAACCACCGACGGCGGCCAGAAATGGGCACCGGCGAAGAACGTTCCGACGAAGCTTGCTTTGCTCGGCGTTGCCTTGAAAGGTGAACACGCGATCGCTGTCGGCCAGCAGGGCCTGATCCTGACGCGCAGCGGCGGCGAGTGGAAGAAGGTTGAATCCGGCAGTACCGAAAGACTGCTTTCGGTCGCCATCAATTCGAAGGGCGCGGCAGTTGCCGTCGGCGCTTTCGGCACCGTGCTGTCGTCCAGCGATGGCGGCGCCACCTGGGCGGCCATCAAGCCGGTCTGGGAGCAATACGCCGAAGCCGGCACCGAGCCGCACATGTATGCCGCGGCGATCGACGAGAACGGCACGATCACCGTCGCCGGCGAGTTCTCGCTGATCATGCGGCGCGCCGCGGGCAGCGGCGAATGGAAGTCGTTGAACAAGGACGATGCTTCGCTGTTCGCGTTGTTCATGGGCAGCAACGGCATCGGCTATGCGGTCGGCCAGAACGGCACCGTGCTGCGCAGCGCCAATAACGGGGACAGCTGGACCAAGGTGGATGCCGGTACCGGCGCCATCCTGCTCGGCGTTCATTCCAGCAACGATGGCAAGGTGGTGGTCACCGGCATGCGTGAAATGCGCTACAGCAGCGATAACGGCAGCACCTGGACCGGGGTCACCGGGGGTGGCGTCAACACCCTGTGGTATCAGGGCATTGGTCAGCCGGAAGGCAGCACGGCAGCACTGGCCGTTGGTCAGGCGGGACGCATTCTGCGAATCGAGAACTGA
- a CDS encoding DUF1329 domain-containing protein yields the protein MRIKKYDFNYGRRMLMEKAAKGVGTAGVLAPLWPMIGNAADTSKAYPDELLSISMFTKGKIKPGDVISAANVDAVKDLFDPITYIQIKNQGRKINVVESTKDASKLFPNQYLKATLKNQGTAKFDDTGNIVGKDGGPWNGGNPFPEPKNGLEAISNLTLAWGRHSYSQYAIRDWDIAPDGSEAYKYDFVWCEMNTTARADGTVYNGKKDLLRYQSVFFTSPSETAGSSFLNTWYYDQRKFPDLYGYLPAFRRVRQFPANQRFEPLVPGITLFLSDAWAAGDPMLTWGNYKIVGRQPMMGCISGINFRGGYHPNYERTVHGGPKGTTFFDTWFELIPECIVLEAEPTGYPRSPVGKKRIWIDARNGMFVAYITYDRRGEIWKSFEPAFAQYSNDKMTIKDADGFPDWSWVYVHSHDLQANRMSRFSQVREVTGGYKSKFSEQGEDVYSKYLTTQAISRLGTG from the coding sequence ATGAGAATCAAGAAATACGACTTCAATTATGGGCGCCGTATGCTCATGGAGAAGGCCGCCAAGGGTGTCGGCACCGCCGGTGTTCTCGCACCGCTGTGGCCGATGATCGGAAACGCCGCAGACACCAGCAAGGCCTATCCGGACGAACTGCTGTCGATCTCGATGTTCACCAAGGGCAAGATCAAGCCCGGCGACGTCATCAGTGCTGCCAATGTCGACGCAGTCAAGGATCTGTTCGATCCGATCACCTACATCCAGATCAAGAATCAGGGTCGCAAGATCAACGTTGTAGAGTCCACCAAGGACGCCTCCAAGTTGTTCCCGAACCAGTATCTGAAAGCCACGCTCAAGAATCAGGGCACGGCCAAGTTCGATGACACCGGCAACATCGTCGGCAAGGATGGCGGGCCGTGGAATGGTGGCAATCCATTTCCGGAACCGAAGAATGGACTGGAAGCGATTTCCAACCTGACCCTGGCTTGGGGCCGTCATTCGTATTCGCAGTACGCGATTCGTGACTGGGATATCGCGCCGGATGGCAGCGAAGCCTACAAGTACGATTTCGTCTGGTGCGAAATGAACACCACGGCGCGTGCAGACGGCACCGTCTACAACGGCAAGAAGGACCTGCTGCGCTATCAGTCGGTGTTCTTTACTTCGCCGTCGGAAACCGCCGGCTCATCGTTCCTGAACACCTGGTATTACGATCAGCGCAAGTTCCCGGATCTCTACGGCTACCTGCCGGCGTTCCGGCGCGTGCGCCAGTTCCCGGCCAACCAGCGCTTCGAGCCGCTGGTGCCGGGTATCACGCTGTTCCTGTCCGATGCCTGGGCAGCCGGCGATCCGATGCTGACCTGGGGCAACTACAAGATCGTCGGCCGCCAGCCGATGATGGGCTGCATCAGCGGCATCAACTTCCGCGGCGGCTATCACCCGAACTACGAGCGCACCGTGCACGGCGGTCCGAAGGGCACCACGTTCTTCGACACCTGGTTCGAGCTGATTCCCGAGTGCATCGTGCTCGAAGCCGAACCGACCGGTTATCCGCGTTCGCCGGTGGGCAAGAAGCGCATCTGGATCGACGCCCGCAACGGCATGTTCGTCGCCTACATCACCTATGACCGCCGCGGCGAGATCTGGAAGTCCTTCGAGCCTGCCTTTGCGCAGTACTCGAACGACAAGATGACCATCAAGGATGCCGATGGCTTCCCGGACTGGTCATGGGTGTACGTCCACAGCCATGATCTGCAGGCCAACCGCATGAGCCGCTTCTCGCAGGTGAGGGAAGTGACCGGCGGCTACAAGTCGAAGTTCTCCGAGCAGGGCGAAGACGTCTACTCGAAGTATCTGACCACTCAGGCAATTTCTCGCCTCGGCACCGGCTGA
- a CDS encoding efflux RND transporter permease subunit — protein MFSLRFRIAKWVMNHRGLSAAVFALVTLFFGIGLKDVKLDTIFSDLLPRDEPYVQVFKDHPNFGNPLTFTLMLQRKDGDIYNAETLSKVWNLTRDIDLAPGVDHDQILSISTEKARYAEATPFGIDMRPLMGDSVPTSPEEIADFKTRVEKSPNARTFLISADQSATLINATFIESRLDYAEAFKYVQGLVVAARDEHHNVYLAGQPALTGWVFTYKQEMFKIFAITLTALVVALALYMRNVVGIVTPIVTSIVAAIWGFGLTGWIKSPIEPLLMVVPLLLVARSFSHCVQFTERYYEIYAHLKDRKQAAEITMGVMMAPSILGIFTDIVGIFLIAIAPIPAMERFALFCGFWCVWLIPTGVFLISLLLSWLPPPNNVDELVGKGHTTFLQHLLRRIATLTYGRAAPWTAGVMVGIGVFAVQNALHIRIGNPVEGSNLLWNDSEFNEAVRQINRNFAGVNTLEIIFEAKDQKSPNRLMQRAETIETMAEIQHLIENGPDAPRATLAFGDYLGEANRLFGGGDPRWGPLDPTDFHVGAAAGAVMVGSSPKAFLHVIDFEQQNGTVSLWFKDNKQETVDSALREAKKAIDIVGVDHKEFTIRLGSGTIALQYAMNHVVERYHYLIIALLNLVILAGCSLAYRSLVAGIILLIPVNMANFSLNAAMHVIGIGLDINSLMVAAIGVGVGIDYGIYLLSRICEEYHAQDHDWGRAITVSLVTTGKAILFTASIMFVGILPWIFMSSLRFMADMGLLLTLTMLFNMILALVLLPLLVWIVKPKFVARKDLLVGEGVDLSAFTGAADETPATHSKLAPSAS, from the coding sequence ATGTTCTCGTTGCGATTCCGGATTGCGAAGTGGGTGATGAATCACCGGGGCCTCAGCGCCGCGGTATTCGCTCTGGTCACCCTCTTTTTCGGCATAGGTCTGAAAGACGTCAAGCTCGACACCATCTTCTCCGATCTCCTGCCCCGCGACGAACCCTATGTGCAGGTGTTCAAGGACCATCCGAACTTCGGCAACCCGCTGACCTTCACCTTGATGCTTCAGCGCAAGGACGGCGACATCTACAACGCCGAAACCTTGTCGAAAGTCTGGAACCTCACCCGTGACATCGATCTTGCGCCCGGCGTCGACCATGACCAGATCCTGTCGATCTCCACGGAGAAGGCCCGCTACGCCGAAGCCACGCCGTTTGGCATCGACATGCGTCCGCTCATGGGTGACTCGGTGCCGACCTCGCCGGAGGAAATCGCCGACTTCAAGACGCGGGTCGAGAAGTCTCCTAATGCGCGTACCTTCCTGATCTCGGCCGATCAATCGGCGACCCTGATCAACGCGACGTTCATCGAATCGCGCCTCGACTACGCCGAAGCTTTCAAGTACGTGCAGGGTCTGGTCGTGGCGGCTCGCGACGAACACCACAACGTCTATCTCGCCGGCCAGCCGGCACTGACGGGTTGGGTGTTCACCTACAAGCAGGAGATGTTCAAGATCTTCGCGATCACCCTCACCGCCCTGGTGGTCGCGCTGGCCTTGTACATGCGTAACGTCGTCGGCATCGTCACGCCGATCGTCACCAGCATCGTCGCTGCGATATGGGGCTTCGGCCTGACCGGCTGGATCAAGTCGCCGATCGAGCCGCTGCTGATGGTGGTGCCGCTGTTGCTGGTGGCGCGTTCATTCTCCCACTGCGTTCAGTTCACCGAGCGCTACTACGAGATTTACGCGCACCTGAAGGATCGCAAGCAGGCAGCCGAGATCACCATGGGCGTGATGATGGCGCCATCGATCCTCGGCATCTTCACCGATATCGTCGGCATCTTCCTGATCGCCATCGCGCCGATTCCGGCGATGGAACGCTTCGCGCTGTTCTGCGGCTTCTGGTGCGTCTGGCTGATCCCCACCGGCGTGTTCCTGATTTCGCTGCTGCTGTCCTGGCTACCGCCGCCGAACAACGTCGACGAACTGGTCGGCAAGGGTCACACGACTTTCCTGCAACACCTGCTGCGCCGCATCGCCACGCTCACCTATGGTCGGGCCGCGCCGTGGACGGCCGGCGTCATGGTCGGCATCGGCGTCTTCGCCGTTCAGAATGCGCTGCATATCCGCATCGGCAATCCAGTGGAAGGCTCGAATCTGCTGTGGAACGATTCCGAGTTCAACGAAGCGGTCCGCCAGATCAATCGCAACTTTGCCGGCGTCAACACCCTGGAAATCATCTTCGAGGCCAAGGACCAGAAGTCGCCCAATCGCTTGATGCAGCGGGCCGAAACCATCGAGACGATGGCGGAAATCCAGCACCTGATCGAGAACGGTCCGGACGCACCACGTGCCACGCTGGCCTTCGGTGACTATCTGGGGGAAGCCAATCGTCTGTTTGGCGGTGGCGATCCTCGCTGGGGGCCGCTGGACCCGACTGATTTCCATGTCGGCGCAGCAGCCGGCGCGGTAATGGTCGGCTCCAGCCCGAAAGCCTTTTTGCACGTCATCGATTTCGAGCAGCAGAACGGCACCGTGTCGTTGTGGTTCAAGGACAACAAGCAGGAAACCGTGGATTCGGCTCTGCGTGAAGCCAAGAAGGCCATCGACATCGTCGGCGTCGACCACAAGGAATTCACCATTCGTCTCGGCTCGGGCACCATTGCCCTGCAGTACGCGATGAACCACGTCGTCGAGCGCTATCACTACCTGATCATCGCGCTGCTGAACCTGGTGATCCTGGCCGGCTGCAGCCTCGCCTACCGCTCCTTGGTGGCCGGCATCATCCTGCTGATTCCGGTGAACATGGCGAACTTCTCGCTGAACGCCGCGATGCACGTGATCGGCATCGGCCTCGACATCAATTCGCTGATGGTGGCTGCGATCGGCGTCGGTGTGGGCATCGACTACGGCATCTATCTGCTCAGCCGCATCTGCGAGGAGTACCACGCCCAGGATCATGACTGGGGACGCGCCATTACCGTGTCTCTGGTGACGACCGGGAAGGCGATCCTGTTCACCGCATCGATCATGTTCGTCGGCATCCTGCCGTGGATCTTCATGTCGAGCCTGCGCTTCATGGCCGACATGGGTCTGCTGCTGACCCTGACCATGCTGTTCAACATGATTCTGGCGCTGGTGCTGCTGCCGCTGCTGGTCTGGATCGTCAAACCAAAATTCGTGGCCAGAAAGGACCTGCTGGTTGGCGAAGGTGTGGATCTGTCCGCTTTCACCGGCGCTGCCGATGAAACGCCGGCCACCCATTCGAAGCTTGCACCCAGTGCCAGTTGA
- a CDS encoding acetoacetate--CoA ligase → MPALDAPLISEGTPLWTPGAELIASSNVVQFLHWLRDQRQLDLADHDALWRWSTQETAAFWAAIWDYFDVQSDTPYQRVVDRLTMPGAKWFEGSRVNYAEHLLRHEAVQPAAAIAFHHHSESREPGSCTWAETGRQVRILATQLRALGVRPGDRVASYLPNVPETAIAMMATVAIGAVWSSASPEFGARTVIDRYGQIEPKLLFVADGYRFAGKVYDRSREAREIAAALPSLRTVIWLPYLYPDKASPPVDGALDWNDLMAHPDVPRQTFRYERVAHDHPLWVLFSSGTTGLPKAIVHSHVGVLVEHLKLMSFHLDLKPGSTMFFHSTTGWMMWNLVIASLLTGASAVLYDGSPFHPAPDLLWQIAAETRATHFGASPTFVQMMEKADLTPGRTHDLSALLAITLSGAPSTPETFAWFYRAVKPDVWVSSQSGGTEIVSGFVGASPTLPVRAGEIQTRMLGMDVRAWRDDGSEAIGSVGELVCVKPFPSMPLRFWNDPDGRRYHEAYFQAFPGVWRHGDFIRINAQGGSYIHGRSDSTLNRNGVRIGTAEVYRAVELIDAIDDSLIVCCALPGGHWFMPLFVCLKPGCLLDDALIATIKDRLRKDCSPRHVPDRIYEVEAIPYTLTGKKMEVPVRKLLMGQTPEKVASRDAMMNPDAIDWFVRFAQESLDYQWRPSAA, encoded by the coding sequence ATGCCCGCCCTCGATGCCCCCTTGATCAGCGAAGGCACGCCCCTGTGGACGCCAGGCGCAGAGCTGATCGCCAGCTCGAACGTCGTCCAGTTCCTGCATTGGCTACGCGATCAGCGCCAGCTCGACCTCGCCGATCACGATGCGCTATGGCGTTGGTCCACCCAGGAAACGGCGGCCTTCTGGGCGGCGATCTGGGACTACTTCGATGTCCAGTCCGATACGCCCTACCAGCGTGTGGTCGATCGCCTGACGATGCCGGGAGCCAAGTGGTTCGAAGGCTCGAGAGTCAACTACGCCGAGCACCTGCTGCGCCATGAAGCCGTGCAGCCAGCCGCTGCCATCGCCTTCCACCACCACAGCGAAAGCCGCGAGCCCGGAAGCTGCACCTGGGCCGAAACCGGCCGCCAGGTGCGCATCCTGGCAACTCAGCTACGCGCCCTAGGCGTCCGCCCGGGCGATCGCGTGGCTTCCTATCTGCCGAACGTGCCGGAAACGGCGATCGCGATGATGGCCACCGTCGCGATCGGTGCCGTCTGGTCCTCGGCATCGCCGGAGTTCGGCGCCCGCACGGTGATCGATCGCTACGGGCAGATCGAGCCCAAACTGCTGTTCGTCGCCGATGGCTATCGCTTCGCCGGCAAGGTCTACGACCGCAGCCGCGAAGCCCGCGAGATCGCCGCCGCCCTGCCCAGCCTGCGCACGGTCATCTGGCTGCCCTATCTGTACCCGGACAAGGCCAGCCCGCCCGTCGATGGTGCGCTGGACTGGAACGATCTGATGGCGCACCCGGACGTGCCGCGCCAGACGTTCCGCTACGAGCGCGTGGCGCACGATCACCCGCTGTGGGTGCTGTTCTCCTCGGGCACTACCGGCCTGCCGAAAGCGATCGTCCACAGCCATGTCGGCGTGCTGGTCGAGCATCTGAAGCTGATGAGCTTTCATCTCGATCTCAAACCCGGCTCGACGATGTTCTTCCACTCGACCACCGGCTGGATGATGTGGAATCTGGTCATCGCCTCGCTGCTGACCGGTGCCAGCGCCGTGCTCTACGACGGTAGCCCGTTCCACCCGGCGCCGGACCTGCTCTGGCAGATCGCTGCCGAAACTCGGGCAACGCACTTCGGCGCCAGCCCAACCTTCGTGCAGATGATGGAAAAGGCCGACCTGACGCCGGGCCGGACGCATGACCTGTCGGCCCTGCTGGCGATCACTCTCTCCGGCGCGCCGTCAACGCCGGAAACCTTCGCCTGGTTCTATCGCGCGGTGAAACCCGATGTCTGGGTCAGCTCGCAATCCGGTGGCACCGAGATCGTCAGCGGTTTCGTCGGCGCCAGCCCGACCCTGCCGGTGCGTGCCGGCGAAATCCAGACCCGCATGCTCGGCATGGATGTGCGCGCCTGGCGCGACGATGGCAGCGAAGCGATTGGCTCCGTGGGCGAACTGGTCTGCGTCAAACCGTTCCCCTCGATGCCGCTGCGCTTCTGGAACGACCCCGACGGTCGACGCTACCACGAGGCCTATTTCCAGGCCTTCCCTGGCGTCTGGCGGCACGGCGATTTCATCCGCATCAACGCGCAGGGCGGCTCATACATCCACGGCCGCTCGGACTCCACCTTGAACCGCAACGGCGTCCGCATCGGCACCGCCGAGGTCTACCGCGCCGTGGAACTGATCGACGCCATCGACGACAGCCTGATCGTCTGCTGCGCCCTGCCCGGTGGCCACTGGTTCATGCCGCTGTTCGTGTGCCTGAAGCCGGGCTGCCTGCTCGACGACGCCCTGATCGCCACGATCAAGGATCGCCTGCGCAAGGACTGCAGCCCCCGCCATGTTCCAGACCGTATCTACGAAGTGGAGGCCATCCCCTACACCTTGACCGGCAAGAAGATGGAAGTGCCGGTGCGCAAGCTGCTGATGGGCCAGACCCCGGAGAAGGTCGCCAGCCGCGACGCGATGATGAATCCGGATGCCATCGACTGGTTCGTGCGCTTTGCGCAGGAGTCACTGGACTATCAGTGGCGGCCTTCGGCAGCGTGA
- a CDS encoding DUF1801 domain-containing protein, with amino-acid sequence MMKKSIPAASPDAYVAALSGWQRHTVEQLRAIVVANASLDEVIKWGHLVYLSNGPVLLIRAEEHRVLFGFWRGQRLREIDPRLKPGGMYEMATIVLLQNEDVSSHTASRLVEAAVRLNQTLGDPTAI; translated from the coding sequence ATGATGAAGAAATCGATTCCCGCCGCTAGCCCCGATGCCTACGTTGCCGCACTCTCCGGCTGGCAGCGCCACACGGTCGAGCAGCTGCGCGCCATCGTCGTCGCCAATGCCAGCCTCGATGAAGTGATCAAGTGGGGGCATCTGGTTTATCTGTCCAATGGCCCGGTGCTACTGATCCGTGCCGAAGAGCACCGCGTGCTGTTCGGCTTCTGGCGCGGACAGCGATTACGTGAGATCGATCCGCGTCTGAAGCCCGGCGGCATGTACGAGATGGCCACCATCGTGTTGCTTCAGAACGAGGACGTCAGCAGCCACACGGCGAGCCGTCTCGTCGAAGCGGCTGTCCGGCTCAATCAGACTTTGGGCGACCCGACGGCTATCTAG